The following are from one region of the Aequoribacter fuscus genome:
- the trxA gene encoding thioredoxin TrxA produces the protein MSDILHVSDAAFDTAVLKSPVPVLVDFWAAWCGPCKMIAPILDEIAPEFDGRLQIAKVDVDANPETAPKYGIRGIPTLIIFKDGAVAGTKVGALSKTQLVEFINETLG, from the coding sequence ATGAGCGACATTCTACACGTAAGCGACGCTGCGTTTGACACAGCAGTTTTAAAATCACCCGTACCGGTATTGGTGGACTTTTGGGCAGCATGGTGTGGCCCTTGCAAAATGATCGCACCCATTCTTGATGAAATCGCACCTGAGTTCGATGGCCGTTTGCAGATAGCCAAAGTCGACGTCGATGCCAACCCAGAAACGGCACCCAAATACGGCATTCGCGGTATACCCACACTCATCATCTTCAAAGACGGCGCTGTCGCCGGGACCAAAGTGGGCGCGTTATCAAAAACCCAGTTGGTTGAATTTATTAACGAAACATTGGGCTAG
- the rho gene encoding transcription termination factor Rho — translation MNLTDLKTKSTQELIDIAKEIGLDNMARSRKQDIIFAILKRHAKSGEDIYGDGVLEILSDGFGFLRSADSSYLAGPDDIYVSPSQIRRFNLRTGDTISGKIRPPKDSERYFALLKVGDVNFDKPENSKHKILFENLTPLFPDQRLMLEKGNGSSEDLTGRIIDLVAPIGKGQRGLLVAPPKAGKTIMMQNIAQAIISNNPECYVIVLLIDERPEEVTEMQRSVGVRGAEVVASTFDEPPSRHVQVADMVIEKAKRLVEHKRDVIILLDSITRLARAYNTVIPSSGKVLTGGVDAHALERPKRFFGAARNIEEGGSLSIIATALTETGSKMDEVIYEEFKGTGNMELHLDRKVAEKRVYPAINIRRSGTRREELLTGEEELQRMWILRKLLHGMEDLPAIEFLLDKLKDTKTNDEFFMSMKRK, via the coding sequence ATGAATCTGACAGACCTGAAGACTAAATCCACGCAAGAACTCATCGACATCGCAAAAGAAATCGGCCTCGACAACATGGCCCGATCGCGCAAACAAGACATCATCTTCGCCATTTTAAAACGACACGCAAAAAGCGGCGAAGACATCTACGGCGATGGTGTCCTCGAAATCTTGTCAGATGGTTTTGGCTTTTTACGTTCGGCCGACAGCTCCTACCTAGCTGGCCCCGATGACATTTACGTATCACCCAGCCAAATTCGCCGCTTCAACCTGCGAACAGGCGACACAATTTCTGGCAAAATTCGCCCACCCAAAGACAGTGAGCGCTACTTTGCCCTGTTAAAGGTTGGCGATGTTAACTTCGACAAACCTGAAAACTCCAAGCACAAAATCCTCTTCGAAAACTTAACCCCCCTCTTCCCAGATCAGCGTTTAATGCTAGAGAAGGGCAATGGCAGTTCAGAAGACCTTACCGGGCGCATCATCGATTTGGTTGCCCCCATCGGCAAAGGTCAGCGGGGCTTGTTGGTGGCGCCACCCAAGGCGGGTAAAACCATCATGATGCAGAACATTGCGCAAGCGATTATCAGCAATAATCCCGAGTGCTACGTTATCGTGCTACTTATCGACGAGCGCCCAGAGGAAGTCACCGAAATGCAGCGCTCGGTGGGTGTGCGAGGCGCCGAAGTTGTTGCCTCTACCTTTGACGAGCCCCCCTCACGCCACGTGCAAGTGGCCGACATGGTCATCGAAAAGGCCAAACGTCTGGTAGAGCACAAGCGCGATGTGATCATCCTGCTGGACTCTATTACCCGTTTGGCACGCGCCTACAACACGGTAATACCGAGCTCTGGTAAAGTACTCACCGGTGGTGTCGATGCCCACGCACTGGAACGCCCCAAGCGCTTCTTTGGTGCCGCGCGTAACATCGAAGAAGGCGGCAGCCTGTCGATTATCGCCACAGCGCTAACCGAAACTGGCTCAAAAATGGATGAGGTCATCTACGAAGAGTTTAAAGGCACGGGTAACATGGAATTGCACCTTGACCGTAAGGTTGCCGAGAAACGCGTGTACCCCGCCATCAACATCCGTCGCTCTGGCACGCGCCGCGAGGAGCTGCTTACCGGTGAAGAAGAACTGCAGCGCATGTGGATTTTGCGCAAGCTTCTGCACGGAATGGAAGATCTGCCTGCGATCGAATTCTTGTTGGACAAACTCAAAGATACCAAAACCAACGACGAATTCTTTATGTCGATGAAGCGCAAGTAA
- a CDS encoding type II toxin-antitoxin system Phd/YefM family antitoxin, with protein sequence MRRINLEQDIKPLSEFRAGTSNFIRQVNETHRPLLITQRGKGVAVLLDVSEYESMREKLEILEDIYLAESQLGAGGGIDSETAKSKLLERLKT encoded by the coding sequence ATGCGACGCATCAATCTAGAGCAAGACATTAAGCCACTGTCGGAATTTCGAGCGGGAACATCAAACTTCATTCGCCAAGTGAATGAAACGCATCGCCCCTTGCTCATCACTCAGCGCGGCAAAGGTGTCGCGGTATTACTCGACGTCTCTGAATACGAGTCAATGCGTGAGAAACTCGAAATTTTAGAAGACATCTATCTCGCGGAAAGCCAATTGGGCGCAGGTGGGGGCATCGATTCCGAGACCGCAAAATCAAAACTATTGGAGCGTCTCAAAACGTGA
- a CDS encoding type II toxin-antitoxin system RelE/ParE family toxin produces MKIQWSPVALDRASECAAYIAVDKPAAAKDWIYELFDSVGLLASTPYMGRVVPELNNARYREILFGNYRVIYSIKAEHIEILTIRGVRQILASEKFD; encoded by the coding sequence GTGAAAATCCAGTGGTCGCCAGTTGCCCTTGATAGAGCAAGCGAATGCGCTGCCTATATTGCGGTAGACAAGCCAGCGGCCGCAAAAGACTGGATATATGAACTTTTTGACAGCGTAGGCTTACTGGCATCAACACCCTATATGGGACGCGTTGTACCGGAACTCAACAATGCGCGCTATCGCGAAATTCTGTTCGGCAACTACCGCGTAATCTACAGCATCAAAGCCGAACACATCGAAATTCTGACCATCCGAGGCGTCAGGCAGATTTTGGCTTCAGAAAAGTTTGATTAG
- the ubiD gene encoding 4-hydroxy-3-polyprenylbenzoate decarboxylase has protein sequence MSYKNLREFIAALEKKGDLVRIKQPIDPNLEMTEIADRTLRKGGPALLFENPTQGKMPVLANLFGTQERVAMGMGADSITALREIGEILAYLRQPDPPKGFRDALDKAPLLKQVLNMAPKVVRNAECQRHAKHGDEVNLDDLPIQTCWPGDVGPLVTWPLVITRGPNKERQNLGIYRMQKIGRNKLILRWLSHRGGALDYRDWQQKHPGKPYPVALALGADPATTLGAVTPVPDTLSEYAFAGLLRGSKTEVVECLSPICKEHGLQVPASAEIILEGYLMPGEEADEGPFGDHTGYYNEVERFPVFTVETMTYREDPIYHSTYTGRPPDEPAILGVALNEVFVPILKKQFPEIVDFYLPPEGCSYRLAVVTMRKEYPGHAKRVMLGIWSFLRQFMYTKFIIVTDEDVNARNWEDIIWAMTTRMDPKRDSVFIENTPIDYLDFASPVAGLGSKVGFDATNKWPGETDREWGTTITMSDDVKTRIDEIWSELGIDK, from the coding sequence ATGAGTTACAAAAACCTGCGTGAATTTATTGCCGCCCTAGAAAAAAAAGGCGATCTGGTTCGCATAAAACAGCCCATCGACCCCAATCTAGAAATGACGGAAATTGCCGATCGCACTCTGAGAAAAGGCGGGCCAGCACTGCTGTTCGAGAACCCGACGCAAGGCAAAATGCCGGTGCTTGCCAATTTGTTTGGCACGCAAGAACGCGTTGCTATGGGTATGGGCGCAGACTCGATCACGGCGCTTCGCGAGATTGGCGAAATTTTAGCCTACCTGCGCCAACCCGATCCGCCAAAGGGTTTTAGAGATGCTCTAGACAAAGCACCACTGCTGAAACAAGTGCTTAATATGGCGCCCAAGGTTGTGCGCAACGCCGAGTGTCAGCGTCATGCCAAACACGGTGACGAGGTGAATTTAGACGACCTACCGATTCAGACCTGTTGGCCTGGTGATGTGGGCCCACTGGTGACTTGGCCCTTAGTGATTACGCGAGGCCCTAATAAAGAACGCCAAAACTTAGGCATTTACAGAATGCAAAAGATTGGCCGCAATAAACTCATTCTACGCTGGTTAAGCCATCGAGGCGGCGCGCTCGATTACCGCGATTGGCAACAAAAACACCCAGGCAAACCCTACCCCGTCGCACTGGCGTTGGGCGCAGATCCGGCCACCACGCTTGGCGCGGTCACACCGGTACCCGACACCCTCTCGGAGTACGCGTTTGCGGGTTTATTGCGGGGCAGCAAAACCGAGGTGGTCGAATGCTTGTCACCCATTTGTAAAGAGCACGGCTTGCAGGTGCCTGCCTCGGCCGAGATTATTTTAGAAGGGTACTTAATGCCCGGCGAAGAGGCGGACGAAGGCCCCTTTGGTGACCATACAGGCTACTACAACGAGGTCGAACGCTTCCCCGTCTTTACGGTAGAGACCATGACCTACCGCGAAGACCCGATCTACCATAGCACCTACACCGGCCGCCCACCCGATGAGCCCGCCATTTTGGGCGTCGCCCTAAACGAAGTGTTTGTGCCGATTTTGAAAAAGCAGTTCCCCGAGATCGTAGACTTTTATCTGCCACCCGAAGGTTGTAGCTATCGCTTGGCCGTAGTGACCATGCGCAAAGAATATCCCGGACACGCCAAACGCGTGATGCTGGGCATTTGGTCGTTTTTACGGCAATTTATGTACACCAAATTTATTATCGTGACCGACGAAGATGTGAACGCGCGCAATTGGGAGGACATTATCTGGGCGATGACGACCCGAATGGACCCCAAGCGCGACAGCGTGTTTATCGAGAACACCCCCATCGACTACCTCGATTTTGCGTCACCGGTGGCGGGACTTGGATCGAAGGTCGGTTTTGATGCCACCAACAAATGGCCAGGAGAAACCGATCGCGAGTGGGGCACGACCATCACAATGTCGGACGACGTGAAGACTAGAATCGACGAAATTTGGAGCGAACTGGGCATCGACAAATAA
- a CDS encoding heme biosynthesis HemY N-terminal domain-containing protein produces MSRPLQHLFIGLLLGLALVLVVRSDPGYVLLTFQGWRIESTVWVFAIVLAGGIFASSVVFRLLRSIVSAPGSIGRWHLGRKQRRTQESLEQALEKAVLGDSKAVTDALRSASKCRQDEWLKLATIQADIDHGDLKRAEAQLDALTLSDSDLQSASVWLRAQLSYLQGEYTVANDYLAKLPEALKATVAVQRVKLAVKTLLADHRAVMGLLATLPAGVMPNKERLARLTIALKHRLAECRAAQDMLAAYQSLTKSDQAQDDILLAVFSALLREGHGQQAIELAGAHYKKAWPKTVLAEFAHAPSAALPSSPSKKLAVWLGDEANSAAGLLLQGRLAAKQAIWGVAKTHLEKSYQAQQSAFTAQCLAKVCLAIDDREASILWFERAAP; encoded by the coding sequence ATGAGTCGCCCCTTGCAACACCTCTTTATCGGCCTGCTGCTGGGTTTGGCTCTAGTTCTTGTTGTTCGCAGTGACCCCGGGTACGTGTTACTGACTTTTCAAGGGTGGCGTATCGAGAGCACCGTTTGGGTATTTGCCATTGTGCTCGCCGGCGGCATTTTTGCCAGTAGTGTGGTCTTCCGCTTACTTCGTTCTATTGTCAGTGCGCCCGGGTCTATTGGTCGCTGGCATTTGGGGCGCAAACAGCGTCGCACCCAGGAGTCGCTGGAGCAGGCATTAGAAAAAGCGGTGCTGGGCGATTCCAAGGCCGTTACCGACGCGCTTCGCTCCGCCAGTAAGTGTCGACAAGATGAGTGGCTCAAGCTCGCCACTATCCAGGCTGATATTGACCACGGTGATTTAAAGCGCGCCGAGGCGCAGCTCGATGCTTTGACCCTGTCTGATTCGGATCTGCAAAGCGCTAGTGTATGGCTGCGCGCTCAGCTGAGCTACTTGCAAGGCGAGTATACGGTTGCTAATGATTACTTGGCTAAGTTGCCCGAAGCGCTAAAGGCCACGGTCGCTGTGCAACGCGTTAAACTCGCGGTGAAAACCTTACTCGCCGATCACCGTGCGGTTATGGGGTTGTTGGCGACCTTGCCCGCAGGTGTTATGCCCAACAAAGAGCGTTTGGCGCGTTTGACCATTGCGCTAAAACATCGATTGGCTGAGTGCAGAGCGGCACAAGATATGTTGGCCGCCTATCAATCCTTAACCAAATCAGACCAGGCGCAAGACGATATCCTGCTGGCGGTTTTTTCTGCGCTTTTACGTGAGGGGCATGGACAGCAAGCGATTGAGCTTGCGGGTGCACATTACAAAAAAGCGTGGCCAAAAACAGTGCTGGCGGAATTTGCGCATGCGCCCTCGGCGGCGTTACCTTCAAGTCCTTCTAAAAAGCTTGCCGTGTGGCTTGGCGATGAAGCGAACTCCGCTGCTGGCTTGTTGCTGCAAGGTCGATTGGCCGCCAAGCAAGCGATTTGGGGTGTAGCCAAAACACACCTCGAAAAGAGCTATCAGGCGCAGCAATCCGCGTTTACTGCGCAGTGTTTAGCCAAAGTGTGTTTGGCGATAGACGATCGCGAGGCGTCAATTTTGTGGTTTGAGCGCGCTGCGCCGTAA
- a CDS encoding uroporphyrinogen-III C-methyltransferase: MSDPDKPKDESAPVIAVSADGKASLPEVSVSDDLEHNGSDTDAAVNPAESASGDEAGQSENSQSSGVTTATKVSDASTQSGQGASAAGAINSPTVPKAKAPWSGRLALLLVIILCAGLGFGFWRYAPVVLEREARLQNQVNALQDQFNRLPDPAAERDLWQSAFAQTEQRVNQTQSLVERERSALAQEVDAMREAYTAQREVLRQFDAADQRIWRLAEARYLLRLANQRLTLGGDITVALGLLNAVDDSLKALDDPRLGLVRMALAQDREALMLVAPVDIDGVYFQIAAISERLAEAALTPTIGRQGAQTPDPQASTDSALGAWQSFTAKLKAYFSVQRVEQDQTWMSPAQSAMVRQSIRLLLAQAQVALLARDQTLYLGALKQVEQWLLDYSITDAASMAYLQQRTAELQTVRLVADLPTLDRSLEALARYMGLPADAAQADKGAQ; encoded by the coding sequence GTGAGTGATCCCGATAAGCCCAAAGACGAAAGTGCCCCGGTTATTGCCGTCAGTGCCGATGGCAAGGCAAGCTTGCCTGAAGTCTCGGTGAGTGATGACCTCGAGCACAATGGCAGTGACACAGACGCCGCCGTAAACCCTGCTGAGTCGGCGTCCGGTGATGAGGCAGGCCAGTCTGAGAACTCGCAATCCTCTGGTGTAACGACGGCAACCAAAGTATCGGACGCTTCGACCCAGTCTGGCCAAGGTGCAAGCGCAGCCGGGGCTATTAATTCACCCACAGTACCTAAAGCGAAGGCCCCGTGGTCAGGACGTTTGGCCCTGCTGTTGGTGATTATCTTGTGCGCTGGCTTAGGTTTTGGTTTTTGGCGCTATGCACCGGTAGTCCTGGAGCGCGAAGCGCGCCTGCAGAATCAAGTAAACGCATTGCAAGACCAGTTTAATCGCTTGCCCGATCCTGCGGCAGAACGGGACCTCTGGCAATCTGCCTTCGCGCAAACAGAGCAGAGGGTTAATCAAACACAGAGTCTTGTTGAGCGCGAGCGTTCGGCATTGGCGCAAGAAGTGGATGCAATGCGAGAGGCCTATACCGCTCAGCGCGAGGTCTTGCGTCAGTTCGATGCCGCCGATCAGCGCATTTGGCGTTTGGCAGAGGCGCGTTATTTGCTGCGTTTGGCGAATCAGCGATTGACCTTAGGTGGCGATATCACTGTGGCGCTGGGTTTGCTCAATGCCGTCGACGACAGTTTAAAAGCCTTAGATGATCCAAGACTTGGCCTGGTGCGCATGGCCTTGGCTCAGGATCGCGAGGCACTGATGTTGGTCGCACCGGTAGACATCGACGGCGTGTATTTTCAGATTGCGGCTATTTCCGAGCGTTTGGCTGAGGCGGCTTTAACGCCGACAATCGGCCGCCAAGGTGCCCAAACCCCGGATCCTCAGGCGTCTACCGACTCTGCACTGGGGGCGTGGCAATCCTTTACAGCCAAGTTGAAGGCGTATTTCAGCGTACAGAGGGTGGAGCAAGACCAGACTTGGATGAGCCCTGCGCAGTCAGCCATGGTGCGTCAGAGCATTCGCTTATTGCTGGCGCAGGCGCAAGTCGCTCTGTTGGCGAGAGACCAGACTTTGTATTTAGGGGCCCTAAAGCAAGTTGAGCAATGGCTTCTGGATTACAGTATCACTGATGCTGCGAGCATGGCGTATTTGCAGCAGCGTACAGCTGAGCTACAAACGGTGCGTTTGGTTGCGGATTTGCCAACGCTCGACCGCTCGCTGGAAGCCTTAGCGCGTTACATGGGCTTGCCAGCCGATGCAGCGCAAGCTGACAAGGGTGCGCAATGA
- a CDS encoding uroporphyrinogen-III synthase — translation MAPKPAVIVTRPAAQAGHLLELLEAEGFNGVSVPMLRIEFLERVAPPDFSELDTLIFISTNAVAAFAQRVNAQAVPKSAKIFGIGEQTVRALNDIGVLADGANALTTEGLLQHTWFSEPRSVLVVKGEGGRQTLRDTLVQRGSRVSLWEGYRRLGPEACHKAQMCDLLADSPIAVLTQSGETLANVLDTVNGNSALLQGVPVIVPSQRVADTYSAAGLRLVVARSALDKDMVAALMLAAKGARRE, via the coding sequence ATGGCGCCTAAGCCGGCAGTCATAGTGACTCGTCCTGCCGCGCAGGCAGGGCACTTATTAGAACTTTTAGAGGCTGAAGGCTTTAACGGTGTTTCGGTACCCATGCTGCGCATTGAGTTCTTAGAACGCGTGGCTCCGCCTGATTTTAGTGAGTTAGATACCTTAATTTTTATCAGCACGAATGCGGTTGCCGCGTTTGCCCAACGTGTTAACGCGCAGGCTGTGCCGAAGAGCGCAAAGATCTTTGGTATTGGAGAACAGACGGTCCGTGCCCTGAACGATATCGGCGTCTTGGCCGATGGTGCCAATGCCTTAACTACCGAGGGCTTACTGCAACACACCTGGTTTTCGGAGCCTCGGTCGGTGTTGGTTGTCAAAGGTGAGGGGGGGCGCCAGACACTCAGGGATACTCTGGTGCAGCGGGGCAGTCGCGTGAGTTTGTGGGAAGGGTACCGCCGATTAGGTCCAGAGGCTTGCCATAAAGCCCAGATGTGTGATCTGCTTGCAGACAGTCCGATTGCAGTACTAACGCAAAGCGGCGAGACCTTAGCGAACGTGTTGGATACAGTAAATGGGAATAGTGCCCTGTTACAAGGCGTGCCTGTTATCGTGCCCTCGCAGCGAGTGGCTGATACCTACAGCGCGGCCGGTTTACGTTTGGTCGTGGCCCGCAGTGCCCTAGATAAGGATATGGTGGCAGCGCTTATGCTTGCCGCGAAAGGAGCTCGACGTGAGTGA
- the hemC gene encoding hydroxymethylbilane synthase — MAKIVIATRESPLALWQAHYVKDALEMAHPGLAVELLGMTSRGDQLLDSPLAKIGGKGLFVKELETALLEGRADIAVHSMKDVPMSFPEGLCLGPICEREAPNDAFVSNTYESIDALPQGAIVGTSSLRRECQLRSYRPDLVVNFLRGNVNTRLAKLDDGQYDAIILAAAGLIRLGFEDRIRSRLTPEQSLPAGGQGAVGIELRSDDEPTRDLIQVLHHPKTAAEVTAERALNQTLNGGCQVPIAAFCVTEGDTLWLRGLVGAVDGSSILRAEARGKVEDAEVLGQQVANELLNQGAEAILAEVYGA; from the coding sequence ATGGCAAAAATTGTGATCGCAACTCGAGAATCGCCCCTAGCCCTGTGGCAGGCGCATTACGTAAAAGATGCTCTAGAGATGGCGCATCCTGGGCTTGCGGTTGAGCTGTTGGGTATGACTTCGCGCGGGGATCAGCTGCTGGATTCGCCGCTCGCAAAAATTGGAGGCAAGGGCTTGTTTGTCAAAGAGCTTGAAACAGCACTGCTAGAGGGTCGTGCCGATATCGCTGTGCACTCTATGAAAGACGTGCCCATGAGCTTTCCTGAGGGGCTGTGTTTAGGACCAATTTGCGAGCGTGAAGCGCCAAATGATGCCTTTGTGAGCAATACTTACGAGTCGATTGATGCCCTGCCCCAAGGTGCCATTGTGGGCACCTCGAGCCTGCGACGCGAATGTCAGCTGAGGTCGTATCGACCTGATCTTGTGGTGAACTTTTTACGTGGCAATGTGAATACGCGTCTGGCGAAGTTAGACGATGGCCAGTACGACGCGATTATTTTAGCGGCAGCGGGTCTGATTCGATTGGGATTTGAAGATCGAATTCGTTCCCGATTAACGCCCGAGCAATCTTTGCCGGCCGGAGGTCAGGGTGCGGTTGGTATCGAGTTGCGCAGTGATGACGAACCAACGCGTGACTTGATTCAGGTATTGCACCACCCCAAAACGGCAGCTGAGGTCACCGCTGAGCGCGCGTTAAATCAAACCCTAAACGGCGGGTGCCAAGTGCCTATCGCGGCCTTTTGTGTGACCGAGGGCGATACCCTGTGGTTGCGAGGTTTGGTGGGTGCTGTTGATGGTTCATCGATTTTGCGGGCCGAGGCTCGCGGCAAGGTTGAAGACGCCGAAGTCTTAGGGCAACAGGTGGCGAATGAGCTGTTAAACCAGGGGGCCGAGGCGATATTGGCCGAGGTATATGGCGCCTAA
- the argH gene encoding argininosuccinate lyase, protein MAETKNTSTLWGGRFSEGTDAFVQRFTASVTFDQRMAEEDIEGSLAHAAMLNAVGVLTDDELGQIQTGLAQIKGEIAAGEFPWSIELEDVHMNIESRLTQLIGMAGKKLHTGRSRNDQVATDIRLHLRKSIDVIAAEITRLQNGIIGLAAQHTLTIMPGFTHLQTAQPVSFGHHLLAWNEMLERDYSRLIDCRERMNMCPLGAAALAGTSYPIDRHQTASALGFRAPTENSLDSVSDRDFAVEFCAFAALTMTHLSRMSEELVLWTSAQFDFVRLPDRFCTGSSIMPQKKNPDVPELVRGKTGRTNGHLMSMLTLMKSQPLAYNKDNQEDKEPLFDAIDTVRDSLRAFADMVPNIQPNAEAMRAATLKGFATATDLADYLVRKGLPFRDAHEVVGSAVGLCVERKIDLSDLSLEELQGFHSLIEADVFDALTLEGSLKARDHIGGTAPNQVTAACQRALAKVAERAL, encoded by the coding sequence ATGGCGGAAACCAAAAATACCAGTACTTTATGGGGCGGTCGTTTCAGCGAGGGAACCGACGCCTTCGTGCAGCGCTTTACCGCCTCCGTGACCTTCGACCAGCGCATGGCTGAGGAGGACATCGAGGGCTCACTTGCACACGCCGCCATGCTAAATGCCGTGGGGGTGTTGACTGACGACGAACTGGGCCAAATTCAAACGGGTCTAGCGCAAATTAAAGGTGAGATTGCCGCGGGTGAATTCCCCTGGTCAATTGAGCTTGAAGATGTTCACATGAACATCGAAAGTCGTTTAACGCAATTGATCGGCATGGCGGGCAAAAAACTCCATACCGGGCGCTCACGCAACGATCAGGTCGCGACCGATATCCGATTGCACTTGCGCAAAAGTATTGATGTGATTGCCGCCGAAATTACGCGGCTACAAAATGGCATTATCGGCCTAGCCGCGCAACACACACTGACCATTATGCCCGGCTTTACGCACCTGCAAACCGCGCAACCGGTATCGTTTGGTCACCACTTATTGGCCTGGAACGAAATGCTCGAGCGTGACTACTCGCGCTTAATCGACTGTCGCGAACGCATGAACATGTGCCCTCTAGGCGCCGCTGCGCTTGCGGGAACGAGCTATCCGATCGATCGCCACCAAACGGCCAGTGCATTGGGATTTCGTGCTCCTACCGAAAACTCATTGGATTCGGTCTCTGACCGTGACTTCGCGGTAGAGTTTTGTGCTTTTGCGGCACTGACCATGACGCACCTATCGCGCATGTCCGAAGAGCTGGTGCTTTGGACCTCGGCACAGTTTGATTTTGTGCGCTTACCCGATCGTTTTTGCACAGGCTCATCGATCATGCCGCAAAAGAAAAACCCCGACGTACCCGAGCTGGTGCGCGGTAAAACTGGCCGCACGAATGGCCATTTAATGTCTATGCTGACGCTCATGAAAAGTCAGCCTCTGGCCTATAACAAAGATAACCAAGAAGACAAAGAACCACTGTTTGACGCCATTGACACGGTTCGTGACTCCTTGCGTGCGTTTGCCGATATGGTACCCAATATTCAACCCAACGCCGAAGCCATGCGTGCCGCGACTCTGAAAGGTTTTGCTACAGCGACCGACTTGGCCGATTACCTCGTACGCAAGGGCTTACCGTTTAGAGACGCACACGAAGTTGTGGGCTCTGCCGTGGGTCTGTGCGTCGAGCGTAAAATTGATTTAAGTGATTTAAGCCTAGAAGAGCTGCAAGGTTTTCATAGCCTTATTGAAGCTGATGTTTTCGATGCGCTGACACTGGAAGGCTCATTGAAAGCACGCGATCACATTGGCGGCACAGCACCCAACCAAGTCACCGCTGCGTGCCAGCGCGCTTTGGCGAAAGTAGCGGAGCGTGCGCTATGA
- the lptM gene encoding LPS translocon maturation chaperone LptM, translating to MKKLLLIIACAGLLNGCGQMGPLVPADNSEQTTKESQ from the coding sequence ATGAAAAAGCTCCTGCTAATCATTGCCTGCGCGGGCTTGCTAAACGGCTGCGGCCAAATGGGGCCCCTCGTACCGGCTGACAACAGCGAACAGACGACTAAGGAATCGCAGTGA